A part of Cryptococcus gattii WM276 chromosome G, complete sequence genomic DNA contains:
- a CDS encoding Hypothetical protein (Similar to TIGR gene model, INSD accession AAW44749.1; CNG03570) encodes MLHASNRPPPPSHVPSQQPSTSGIDSAASSPKQSPASLFIQRLHASRPTGHETASNSSRGAESSAQGAVSTADLGGMAGLRGRGGVSFGEAGSSLSPQPSHGQLNINTSVGNAPSAASRHPLFSHHAAPARPSSSSPAHSISPSFLSDPGPSGPPSPSISDLSSSAFSPASAFLSHFSSSSSATQLAPDAEGAKVKDYTLGKLVGRGGFSTVRKATLRSSGKVLACKIVKRDDLSDKTGSVEKFEEEIRTWQNLPPHPSLLPLLDMHRTPSATFLFTPYLPGGSLLDVLNREGGSDKTARRWFPGVVAAVSAMHEGFPGFPGGLLHGDLKLDNFLVDHQGKVMVCDFYMAQMVGRQEDRPTTIPPPLTAGVNRHSTLPSNFSRGSSRMPSPYRSHNSHTPHRFPNEHHLHENSHAPSPSHNQSFPSASLPYAPPELLRAPPLRPSLAQDIWAIGVVLHALLTGRLPFFDPFDPRLQMKILRGTWDEPPNLGKEWLECLKGCLDGDRERRWTIVRVKGSDAVLGWKEVQSRSKSRSRSRVRIGRSIGMGDGFMDPTRRDGVSQPMPIMSSSSRNPRGKKSASVSRSRDRGHSFHGGVFPGEHTRTPFDHPHHHHHALHLQDPPPPPRSRSASASRSRSSGHLPIFTFDAPELSRNLEQVDLNRGRSTHRGIPPGAIWTPSVPASNSSSSSLSYARPQGATPSNQGTPFTIQPADASYSRAASRSRSQSANKGGGMLPQSAPVQSSGFKGAMGMGLTESGLGTGGAYGRPTGPAAGVGVVMPIPVMTPNVKSRSRSRRSQASTSPSVSRSRSQARDSPSLSVGGGSGGHMGWAETLHTPWAEASPAVTPGLGATPQTHARWNSPQFERYEYGQELGAVHEEDRGRDRGVRSREASMNREQRDQSRGRRGRPSYRAGESFGRR; translated from the coding sequence ATGCTGCATGCGTCAAACCGTCCACCACCCCCTTCCCACGTACCATCACAACAGCCAAGTACTTCTGGTATTGACAGTGCAGCGAGTTCTCCAAAACAGTCTCCTGCATCTCTTTTCATCCAGCGGCTACATGCGTCTAGACCTACAGGCCATGAAACTGCCTCAAATTCATCACGAGGAGCCGAGAGCAGTGCACAAGGAGCGGTAAGCACAGCAGACCTGGGCGGGATGGCAGGCCTaagaggacgaggaggagTCAGTTTTGGTGAAGCAGGTTCCAGCTTGTCACCACAGCCCAGTCATGGCCAGCTCAATATAAACACCTCAGTGGGGAATGCACCTTCTGCAGCTTCTCGCCACCCTTTGTTCTCCCACCATGCTGCACCAGCACGCCCATCGTCATCCTCTCCAGCACATTCCATATCGCCATCCTTCCTTTCTGACCCAGGTCCATCCGGCCCGCCATCCCCGAGCATATCGGATCTCTCCTCCAGCGCCTTTTCCCCTGCAAGCGCATTCCTCTCTCATTTCAGCTCATCGAGCTCAGCAACACAACTGGCGCCTGATGCGGAGGGTGCAAAGGTCAAAGATTACACCCTGGGCAAGCTGGTTGGGAGAGGAGGTTTTTCAACGGTCAGAAAGGCGACTCTGCGCTCCAGCGGAAAGGTTCTTGCATGTAAGATTGTCAAGAGAGATGACTTGTCAGACAAGACGGGGTCGGTGGAAAAGTTTGAGGAGGAAATCAGGACATGGCAGAACTTGCCCCCACacccatctcttcttccgctCCTCGACATGCACAGGACGCCAAGCGCGACGTTTTTGTTCACTCCGTATCTTCCAGGCGGGTCATTGTTGGACGTGCTCAACCGAGAAGGCGGATCAGACAAGACTGCGCGGAGATGGTTCCCTGGTGTCGTTGCCGCTGTATCCGCCATGCACGAGGGCTTCCCCGGGTTTCCAGGCGGATTATTGCACGGCGATCTCAAGCTGGACAACTTTTTGGTGGATCATCAAGGTAAAGTCATGGTCTGCGACTTTTACATGGCGCAAATGGTGGGCAGGCAGGAAGATAGACCAACAACAATCCCGCCGCCGCTTACGGCAGGGGTGAACAGACACTCGACTTTGCCAAGCAATTTCTCAAGaggatcgtcaaggatGCCTTCTCCCTATCGCAGCCACAATTCTCACACGCCACACCGCTTTCCCAACGAACACCATTTACATGAGAACAGTCATGCTCCTAGCCCCTCGCATAATCAATCTTTCCCTTCTGCCTCCTTGCCATACGCACCACCCGAGCTGTTACGTGCACCTCCTCTGAGACCTTCCCTCGCTCAAGATATATGGGCGATAGGCGTCGTCCTGCATGCTCTTTTGACAGGAAGACTCCCGTTTTTCGATCCATTTGACCCAAGGCTTCAAATGAAGATCCTGCGTGGGACATGGGACGAACCGCCCAACTTGGGTAAAGAATGGCTCGAGTGTCTGAAAGGATGTCTGGACGGAGACagggagaggagatggaCGATTGTAAGGGTGAAGGGAAGTGATGCGGTGTTGGGTTGGAAGGAAGTGCAGAGTAGGAGCAAGTCGAGGAGTCGGTCAAGAGTTAGGATTGGAAGAAGTATAGGCATGGGTGATGGGTTTATGGATCCAACGCGGAGAGACGGAGTCAGCCAGCCGATGCCCATCATGTCGTCTTCATCGCGTAATCcaagaggaaaaaagagCGCGAGTGTATCCAGATCAAGAGACAGAGGACACAGTTTTCATGGTGGTGTATTCCCTGGAGAACATACCCGAACACCATTCgatcatcctcatcatcatcatcacgCTTTACATCTCCAAGACCCGCCGCCGCCCCCACGCTCTCGATCAGCCAGTGCATCGCGCTCGAGATCATCCGGTCACCTTCCAATATTCACCTTTGATGCGCCCGAATTATCTAGAAATCTCGAACAAGTTGACCTCAACCGCGGCCGGTCTACTCACCGTGGCATCCCTCCCGGCGCCATTTGGACTCCATCTGTTCCCGCCAGCAACTCCAGCTCATCATCTTTGTCATACGCTCGTCCCCAGGGAGCAACGCCGTCTAATCAGGGCACGCCTTTCACTATCCAGCCAGCCGATGCGTCGTACTCCAGAGCTGCTTCTCGCTCAAGATCGCAGAGCGCAAACAAGGGTGGAGGGATGTTACCCCAATCGGCACCAGTCCAGTCTTCAGGATTCAAGGGCGCGATGGGGATGGGTCTCACGGAGAGTGGCTTAGGGACGGGGGGCGCGTACGGTCGACCGACAGGACCGGCGGCGGGGGTGGGGGTTGTGATGCCGATACCTGTGATGACGCCCAATGTCAAATCACGATCCAGATCAAGACGCTCTCAAGCTAGTACGTCACCCTCCGTTTCTCGGTCTCGTAGCCAAGCGCGCGATTCGCCCTCTCTTTCTGTCGGCGGGGGGAGTGGTGGTCATATGGGATGGGCCGAAACACTTCATACTCCATGGGCTGAAGCCAGTCCGGCAGTCACACCTGGTTTGGGGGCTACACCCCAGACCCACGCGAGGTGGAATAGTCCTCAGTTTGAGAGATATGAGTACGGTCAAGAGCTTGGTGCAGTGCATGAGGAAGATAGAGGGAGGGACAGGGGAGTGAGGAGTAGGGAGGCGAGTATGAATAGAGAACAAAGGGATCAGAGTAGGGGAAGGAGGGGGAGGCCTTCGTATCGGGCTGGTGAGAGTTTCGGCAGGAGATGA
- a CDS encoding Hypothetical protein (Similar to TIGR gene model, INSD accession AAW44747.1; CNG03560) yields MLSTHSQQPSESIQLSSGPKSQHVWPTYYPSGGRTYLLDGNGIFVDPDTGVGLSLWIDPDMQDILGLIKAIWKEGGHVSPSHDSISTQILLISPHQSPTLHTYCHPDRLPPDHAHRQNQDRQPPEMGREEPWQVKVMLDRCWISRCANAGMFLGEDHDWGGCRIGGPLEDVKTQRFPPSARLRPALEKGTEGKERHEGTDGGDSDDDVAMLPMPTRIPASRSNGSGTLKMNGGNVVWLNGNGKQTQQPSPVFTLNSRGTVKTINHTPTSLKPQPKTPSAQLEPAQMRPQSQSLSQIPSQPSPQSQPIHPRPTSSTGSIAYLPSTPGAGPSNPNVNANISSSFTSRPLSRLNPRNARQSSAIAIAKRPTEVDTVAENDDTTYTSDGEWPEEVDKVAQVDRNSTLGDLAELFRVEKMMLGPGVREKYLIANFRQKYGTYSLPTWRDLYLSWLHQTGQYAYLLTDIDNSHLRPTDLFNETNLQPSQYNGSTPQTKFMDPSTLSWTDVDTIFERESEKISKAGLSHTQAGEYLADKYGVYISPTWASYFARWQKQRCSSSKVDGESRSNTPALLTSNPPSIRITARVGPAPASSSSAPNRSIHTASVNANASSLARPSSSSNRPGNRRRKSWSRSPSSIELSDLSSGSSDDELSPSSVDAGAGVGGSRIGMTGNAEYMTNEMMCQIFEKGYKGWEMKGMSRADIAIELEKTVGVYMQGSWQIYYTNWKTKKGRFAYLAKKEREKARNKERERAKKDGEKEKEREKEREKKFVLAATPSGSAPTAFTYRQDLAMTKPPRKRAKVVTFKHSFTEDEERAMAAHVVNNGLTTVLPSYLTWQTWSENPEGFPKRTPTSYATHCWKFRDRMESFVAELKGTPDDKRYHGELMKTHTMRGDKLVRDPNDLDAPSEMVDEVESEGEREGGNAEEEEWFSEE; encoded by the exons TTGTAGATCCAGACACTGGAGTAGGGCTTTCCTTATGGATAGACCCGGATATGCAGGATATATTAGGACTTATCAAAGCTATATGG AAAGAGGGCGGTCACGTTTCACCATCCCATGACAGTATTTCTACACAAATACTTCTCATATCACCACATCAATCTCCTACGCTTCATACATACTGCCATCCCGACCGGCTACCACCCGATCATGCACACCGACAAAATCAAGATAGACAACCGCCGGAaatgggaagagaagaacCATGGCAGGTGAAGGTGATGTTGGATAGGTGCTGGATCAGTCGCTGTGCGAATGCAGGGATGTTTTTGGGTGAAGACCATGACTGGGGAGGATGTAGAATTGGAGGACCGTTGGAAGATGTCAAGACGCAAAGGTTTCCTCCGTCGGCGAGATTACGACCGGCGTTGGAAAAAGGGACTGAAGGCAAGGAGAGGCATGAGGGGACTGATGGAGGGGATAGCGATGATGATGTGGCCATGCTTCCAATGCCGACAAGAATACCGGCTAGCAGGAGTAACGGAAGCGGGACGTTGAAGATGAATGGAGGGAATGTGGTGTGGTTGAATGGGAATGGGAAACAGACTCAGCAGCCATCACCGGTGTTTACGTTAAACTCGCGGGGAACTGTCAAGACTATTAACCACACTCCTACATCGCTAAAACCGCAACCCAAAACGCCGTCCGCACAACTTGAACCAGCACAAATGCGACCACAGTCACAGTCACTCTCGCAGATCCCAAGTCAGCCCTCGCCTCAATCGCAACCTATTCATCCCAGACCAACGTCCTCTACAGGATCCATTGCGTATCTCCCTTCCACCCCCGGTGCTGGTCCTTCTAACCCTAATGTCAATGCCAATATCAGTTCCAGCTTTACCTCTCGTCCGCTTTCACGGCTCAACCCGCGTAATGCCCGACAATCTAGTGCAATTGCAATCGCCAAACGGCCAACCGAGGTGGACACAGTTGCAGAAAACGATGATACGACGTATACTTCGGATGGAGAATGGCCGGAAGAAGTAGACAAGGTTGCGCAGGTTGATCGGAATTCGACGCTGGGAGATCTCGCAGAGTTATTTAgggtggagaagatgatgcTCGGTCCGGGTGTGCGAGAAAAGTATCTCATTGCAAACTTTAGACAAAAG TATGGGACATATTCTCTACCTACATGGAGAGATTTATATTTAAGCTGGCTCCACCAAACAGGCCAGTATGCCTATCTTCTCACTGACATTGACAACTCTCATCTACGACCTACCGACCTATTCAACGAAACCAACCTTCAGCCCTCTCAGTACAATGGTAGCACCCCTCAAACCAAGTTTATGGACCCATCGACACTCAGTTGGACCGATGTCGATACGATCTTTGAAAGGGAGTCTGAAAAGATTTCAAAAGCGGGGCTGAGTCACACTCAGGCGGGTGAATACCTTGCGGACAAGTACGGTGTCTATATCTCTCCCACTTGGGCAAGTTATTTTGCCAGATGGCAAAAGCAACGTTGTTCATCAAGCAAAGTAGACGGTGAATCACGGTCCAACACACCCGCACTCCTCACGTCGAATCCTCCTTCTATCCGCATTACCGCTCGTGTGGGCCCCGCCCCCgcatcatcgtcatccGCACCTAACCGTTCGATTCACACGGCGAGCGTGAACGCAAACGCAAGCAGCCTCGCCCGTCCTTCTTCGTCGTCAAACCGTCCCGGAAACCGTCGACGCAAGTCGTGGTCGCGGTCTCCATCATCGATTGAGCTTTCTGATCTGTCATCGGGTAGTTCAGACGATGAACTCTCACCCTCAAGTGTTGATGCTGGTGCTGGTGTTGGTGGAAGTAGGATAGGGATGACGGGGAATGCAGAGTATATGACGAATGAGATGATGTGTCAGATCTTTGAGAAGGGGTATAAAGGATGGGAGATGAAGGGAATGAGTCGGGCGGATATAGCGATCGAGCTAGAAAAAACG GTGGGAGTGTACATGCAAGGGTCATGGCAAATTTACTATACGAATTGGAAGACAAAAAAGGGCCGTTTTGCCTACTTGGCCaaaaaggagagggagaaggcaagaaataaggagagagagagggcgaagaaggatggggaaaaagaaaaagaaagagaaaaggaacGGGAAAAGAAGTTCGTCCTCGCAGCAACCCCGTCTGGTTCTGCTCCTACTGCATTCACCTACCGACAAGATCTGGCCATGACAAAACCGCCTCGCAAAAGAGCCAAAGTGGTCACTTTCAAGCATAGTTtcacagaagatgaagagaggGCCATGGCGGCACATGTCGTGAATAACGGTCTGACTACAGTGTTGCCTAGTTATTTGACATGGCAAACATGGTCAGAGAATCCCGAGGGT TTCCCCAAGCGGACGCCGACATCCTACGCTACACATTGCTGGAAATTCAGAGACCGGATGGAGTCATTTGTGGCAGAGCTGAAAGGCACACCGGATGACAAGAGATATCATGGCGAGTTGATGAAGACGCATACGATGCGAGGGGACAAGTTGGTCCGTGATCCTAATGATCTGGATGCGCCGAGCGAGATGGTGGATGAGGTGGAAAGCGAGGGCGAGCGTGAAGGCGGAAATgcggaagaagaggagtgGTTCTCTGAGGAATAA